A region of Salinibacter sp. 10B DNA encodes the following proteins:
- a CDS encoding acyl-CoA dehydrogenase family protein, producing the protein MTDVSPSSTAASRNAEHGTDTWDPSAFEAPDYYDLDDLLSDEATDIRDEVRSFVTAEVQPIIEAYAQRAEFPKDLIPAFAEHGLLGPNLPTEYGGGGHSNIIYGLMMQEVERGDSGLRSFCSVTGSLVMYPIWKYGTEAQKERWLPQLAQGEAIGCFGLTEPDVGSNPSEMQTRCRRDGDGWVLEGHKRWSTNATIADVAVIWAKDENDVVRGFLVETDRDGVSTPTIDDTWSLRAAVTSEVVLDEVRVPDAHRLPGVEGLKGPLSCLTQARYGICWGTVGAAMACYDAARQHARNRHQFGQPIGGFQLMQERLVEMVQEITKAQLLNWRLGTLKDGGTMRPQQVSLAKRNNCDMALDVARSARQMLGGNGVTSQYPVMRHMTNLESVVTYEGTHEVHTLVVGQDVTGENAFV; encoded by the coding sequence ATGACCGACGTATCGCCCTCTTCCACCGCTGCTTCCCGCAACGCTGAGCACGGCACCGACACGTGGGACCCGTCGGCCTTTGAGGCGCCCGATTATTACGATCTTGATGATCTATTGTCCGATGAGGCAACGGATATTCGGGACGAGGTCCGGTCGTTTGTGACCGCAGAGGTGCAGCCGATCATCGAAGCGTACGCCCAGCGGGCGGAGTTTCCGAAGGACCTCATTCCGGCGTTTGCCGAGCATGGCCTTTTGGGACCCAATTTGCCGACGGAGTACGGAGGCGGCGGGCACAGCAACATCATTTACGGCCTCATGATGCAGGAGGTGGAGCGAGGCGACTCGGGCCTTCGCTCATTTTGCTCGGTGACGGGCTCGCTGGTGATGTATCCCATCTGGAAGTACGGGACGGAGGCGCAGAAGGAGCGCTGGCTCCCACAGCTAGCGCAGGGCGAGGCCATTGGGTGTTTTGGTCTCACGGAGCCGGACGTTGGGTCAAACCCATCTGAGATGCAGACCCGCTGCCGCCGCGATGGCGACGGCTGGGTTCTGGAGGGACACAAGCGCTGGTCGACGAACGCCACGATTGCGGACGTGGCCGTCATCTGGGCGAAGGATGAGAACGACGTGGTACGCGGGTTCCTCGTGGAGACGGATCGCGATGGAGTGTCGACGCCGACGATCGACGACACGTGGTCGCTCCGGGCGGCCGTCACGAGCGAGGTGGTGCTCGACGAGGTGCGCGTGCCCGACGCCCACCGACTGCCGGGCGTGGAGGGGCTCAAGGGGCCGCTCTCGTGCCTCACGCAGGCGCGCTACGGCATCTGCTGGGGGACGGTGGGGGCGGCGATGGCGTGCTACGACGCGGCCCGTCAGCATGCCCGGAACCGCCACCAGTTTGGCCAGCCCATCGGTGGTTTTCAGCTTATGCAGGAGCGGCTCGTGGAAATGGTACAAGAAATCACGAAAGCACAACTCCTCAACTGGCGCCTCGGCACGCTCAAAGATGGGGGAACGATGCGTCCGCAGCAGGTCTCGCTCGCCAAGCGCAACAACTGCGACATGGCATTGGACGTGGCGCGGTCCGCCCGCCAGATGCTGGGGGGCAACGGGGTGACGAGTCAGTATCCCGTGATGCGCCACATGACGAATCTGGAGAGTGTGGTCACCTACGAGGGCACGCACGAGGTGCACACCCTGGTCGTGGGGCAGGACGTGACCGGGGAGAATGCGTTCGTGTAG
- a CDS encoding acyl-CoA desaturase → MAQSTVSFDNQKSKEFTSELRDRVDAYFEENDLSKHANTRMVVKTVAMLAMVFVPYFLILFGGLGVWLMLGLALVMGVGIAGCGFSISHDALHGAYSSNKTVNYGLGLTFDLLGASSYLWKITHNVIHHTYTNIQGIDEDLEVSPLLRLSPESEHYWFHRVQHWYGFAVYSFSTLFWVFAKDYKYLLEEDLGPYQGISHDWEDLATLFGMKLFYYGYMIVLPLVLLDVTWWQFAIGFVSMHLTAGLILGVVFQLAHVVEGPEHHTSEGNDMMEDAWLVHEMKTTANFARSNPLVCWYVGGLNFQIEHHLFPRICSVHYPAISGIVEEVAEKHGIPYHHHPTLWQSIRSHYRMLKKLGTPPTANAPALST, encoded by the coding sequence ATGGCTCAGTCCACCGTCTCCTTCGACAACCAGAAGTCGAAAGAATTCACGAGCGAGCTCCGCGATCGGGTCGATGCGTACTTTGAGGAGAACGACCTCTCGAAGCACGCGAACACGCGGATGGTCGTGAAGACGGTCGCTATGCTCGCAATGGTCTTCGTCCCCTACTTCCTCATCCTGTTCGGTGGCCTTGGAGTGTGGCTCATGCTCGGGCTCGCCCTTGTTATGGGCGTGGGCATCGCCGGCTGCGGATTCAGCATCTCGCACGATGCCCTCCACGGCGCCTACTCGTCGAACAAGACCGTGAATTACGGGCTCGGCCTCACGTTCGACCTGCTGGGCGCCAGCAGCTACCTGTGGAAGATCACCCACAACGTGATCCACCACACCTACACCAACATTCAGGGGATCGACGAAGACCTGGAGGTGTCGCCACTACTGCGGCTCTCGCCCGAGTCGGAGCATTACTGGTTCCATCGGGTGCAGCACTGGTACGGCTTTGCCGTGTACAGCTTCTCAACACTCTTCTGGGTGTTTGCGAAAGACTACAAGTACCTTTTGGAAGAGGATCTCGGGCCGTATCAGGGCATCTCCCATGACTGGGAGGACTTGGCCACCCTCTTCGGCATGAAGCTGTTTTACTACGGCTATATGATTGTGCTGCCGCTCGTCCTACTCGACGTGACGTGGTGGCAGTTTGCGATCGGCTTCGTGTCAATGCACCTGACGGCCGGGCTCATTCTGGGCGTCGTTTTTCAATTAGCGCACGTCGTCGAAGGGCCTGAGCACCATACGTCTGAGGGCAACGACATGATGGAAGACGCGTGGCTCGTCCACGAGATGAAGACGACGGCCAATTTTGCGCGGTCGAATCCGCTGGTCTGCTGGTACGTCGGCGGCCTCAACTTTCAGATCGAGCACCACCTCTTCCCCCGCATCTGCAGCGTGCACTACCCTGCCATCAGCGGGATTGTAGAGGAGGTGGCAGAAAAGCACGGCATTCCGTATCACCACCATCCCACCCTCTGGCAGTCCATCCGCTCGCACTATCGCATGCTGAAGAAGCTGGGCACGCCCCCCACGGCCAATGCCCCCGCCTTGTCGACCTGA
- the icd gene encoding NADP-dependent isocitrate dehydrogenase, with translation MSTDVAPSFNDLAPPTDGEPITKSGDTLEVPDHPIIPFIEGDGTGPDIWNATQPVFDAAVETAYGNDREIEWFEVYAGGKAQDEYDEWLPEDTFEAIREYLVAIKGPLTTPVGGGIRSLNVALRQELDLFACVRPVRHFPNVPSPLKEPELVDMVTFRENSEDIYAGIEYEMGTEENEKVKKFLIEEMGETAIRFPDSTAIGVKPISEEGTKRLVRSAIDYAIERGRDSVTLVHKGNIMKFTEGAFRDWGYEVAKEEYGSEDLDGGPWQVLTTDDGREIIIKDYIADAFLQQILLRPDEYDVIATMNLNGDYISDAMAAEVGGIGIAPGANINYNTGRALFEATHGTAPKYAGMDKVNPSSLILSGEMMFRYMGWEEAADAIIDGLEETIRQKRVTYDFERNMEDAELLKCSEFGQAIVENMG, from the coding sequence ATGAGCACCGACGTTGCCCCCTCCTTCAACGACCTCGCCCCCCCCACCGATGGCGAGCCCATCACCAAGTCGGGCGACACGCTGGAGGTCCCCGACCATCCCATCATTCCGTTCATCGAAGGCGACGGCACCGGCCCCGACATCTGGAACGCCACACAGCCGGTCTTCGACGCCGCTGTTGAAACGGCCTACGGCAATGATCGCGAGATTGAGTGGTTCGAGGTGTACGCCGGCGGCAAGGCGCAGGACGAGTACGACGAGTGGCTCCCCGAGGACACCTTCGAGGCCATTCGCGAATACCTCGTCGCCATCAAAGGCCCCCTCACGACCCCGGTCGGCGGCGGCATCCGCTCGCTCAACGTGGCGCTGCGGCAGGAGCTCGACCTCTTTGCCTGCGTCCGCCCGGTGCGCCACTTCCCCAACGTGCCCTCCCCCCTCAAGGAGCCGGAGCTCGTGGACATGGTGACCTTCCGCGAGAACTCGGAGGACATCTACGCGGGCATCGAGTACGAGATGGGCACGGAGGAAAACGAGAAGGTCAAGAAGTTCTTGATTGAGGAGATGGGCGAGACGGCGATCCGCTTCCCCGACTCCACGGCCATCGGCGTGAAGCCGATCTCGGAGGAGGGCACGAAGCGCCTCGTCCGCTCCGCCATCGACTACGCCATTGAGCGCGGGCGCGACAGCGTGACGCTCGTTCACAAGGGCAACATCATGAAATTCACCGAGGGCGCCTTCCGCGACTGGGGCTACGAGGTCGCGAAGGAAGAGTACGGCTCGGAGGACCTCGACGGCGGGCCCTGGCAGGTGCTTACCACCGACGACGGGCGCGAGATCATCATCAAGGACTACATCGCCGACGCCTTCCTGCAGCAGATTCTCCTGCGGCCGGACGAGTACGACGTGATCGCCACGATGAACCTCAACGGCGACTACATCTCCGACGCGATGGCGGCCGAGGTCGGCGGCATCGGCATTGCGCCGGGCGCCAACATCAACTACAACACGGGCCGGGCGCTCTTTGAGGCCACGCACGGCACCGCGCCGAAGTACGCGGGCATGGACAAGGTAAATCCGAGCTCGCTGATCCTCTCGGGCGAGATGATGTTCCGTTACATGGGCTGGGAGGAGGCCGCGGACGCCATCATCGACGGGCTCGAAGAAACGATCCGCCAGAAGCGCGTGACGTACGACTTCGAGCGCAACATGGAGGACGCGGAGCTCCTGAAGTGCAGCGAGTTCGGCCAGGCGATTGTGGAAAACATGGGGTAG
- a CDS encoding polyprenol monophosphomannose synthase, producing the protein MTSSPEKEASTDALVIIPTYNEADNIGHVLDLVLAQPTPISVLVVDDNSTDGTAEVVRSAMEDAPDRIDLIERAGKLGLGTAYLRGFRYALAHDYTYICEMDADLSHDPDDLPRLIETVRSGKADLAIGSRYVGGVRVIDWPLSRLVLSYAAGIYTRSITQMPIQDVTAGFKCFDRRVLEALPLDRVNSDGYAFQVEMHYRTWRAGFSIQEVPVIFTERTEGQSKMSKAIVREAAFKVWELRLRDLCGRL; encoded by the coding sequence GTGACTTCTTCTCCTGAGAAAGAAGCGTCTACCGACGCGCTGGTCATCATTCCTACCTATAATGAGGCCGACAACATTGGGCATGTCCTCGACCTCGTGCTCGCCCAGCCCACGCCCATCTCCGTCCTTGTGGTGGACGACAACTCCACCGACGGGACGGCGGAGGTCGTCCGCTCGGCAATGGAGGACGCCCCCGACCGCATCGACCTCATTGAACGTGCGGGAAAGCTCGGACTGGGGACTGCGTACCTGCGGGGCTTCCGATACGCCCTGGCGCACGATTACACGTATATTTGCGAGATGGATGCCGACCTCTCGCACGACCCCGACGACCTGCCCCGCCTCATCGAAACAGTGCGCAGCGGCAAGGCCGACCTGGCCATCGGCTCCCGCTACGTCGGCGGCGTCCGCGTGATCGACTGGCCCCTTTCCCGCCTCGTGCTCTCCTACGCCGCCGGCATCTACACCCGAAGCATCACACAGATGCCCATTCAGGACGTCACGGCTGGCTTCAAGTGCTTTGATCGCCGTGTTCTGGAGGCGCTCCCCCTCGACCGGGTCAACTCTGACGGCTATGCCTTCCAGGTTGAAATGCACTACCGCACCTGGCGGGCGGGCTTTTCGATTCAGGAGGTCCCCGTCATCTTTACTGAACGCACGGAGGGACAGTCCAAAATGAGCAAGGCCATCGTCCGTGAGGCTGCTTTCAAGGTCTGGGAATTGCGACTGCGCGACCTCTGCGGGCGCCTCTGA
- the pdhA gene encoding pyruvate dehydrogenase (acetyl-transferring) E1 component subunit alpha, with amino-acid sequence MADTNDQAKADGTTDKAATTEKQSSPLSGDGASDEPEGPWTQQSIDIPEGPLEETVSFDTYPADQVGHEDLGIEDEEVLDLLRSMLLQRRFENRCRQMYQQQKISGFLHLYIGQEAVSTGSINAIRLGEDSVITAYRDHGMGLAMGMTPEECMAELFGKETGCSKGKGGSMHFFDNERKMMGGHAIVGAHLPLSTGIAFANKYRGEDNVCLCFFGDGAMHQGAFREACNLAGIYDLPVVFICENNQYAMGTAVDRVVSKPDLFKHGYNFDFPCSLASGMDVFSVNKAVKDHVENYARKGQPSMLEVRTYRYQGHSITDPAEYRAENELDQRKSEDAIHRLQQYIVDHDLATNEDIDAIDSEVQEEVADAIDAADAADFPDDEAIYDHIYAQEDYPFTT; translated from the coding sequence ATGGCTGACACGAATGATCAGGCAAAGGCCGACGGCACGACGGATAAGGCCGCCACGACTGAGAAGCAGTCCAGTCCTCTCTCGGGCGACGGGGCCTCCGACGAACCGGAGGGGCCGTGGACTCAGCAATCCATCGACATTCCGGAAGGCCCTCTTGAAGAGACGGTCTCCTTCGACACGTATCCGGCCGACCAGGTCGGACACGAGGATTTGGGGATTGAGGACGAAGAGGTGCTCGACCTGCTCCGTAGCATGCTGCTGCAGCGCCGCTTTGAGAATCGCTGCCGACAGATGTACCAGCAGCAAAAGATCTCAGGCTTTCTGCATCTCTACATCGGACAGGAAGCCGTCTCGACCGGGAGCATCAATGCCATTCGGCTCGGGGAGGACTCGGTGATTACCGCCTACCGGGATCACGGCATGGGGCTGGCAATGGGCATGACGCCCGAGGAGTGCATGGCGGAATTGTTTGGGAAGGAGACCGGATGCTCGAAAGGCAAGGGGGGGTCGATGCACTTCTTCGACAACGAGAGGAAGATGATGGGGGGGCATGCTATTGTCGGGGCACACCTGCCGCTTAGCACGGGCATTGCCTTTGCGAACAAGTATCGAGGCGAGGACAACGTCTGTCTTTGCTTCTTTGGCGACGGGGCCATGCATCAGGGCGCCTTCCGCGAGGCCTGTAATCTGGCCGGCATCTACGATCTGCCCGTGGTTTTCATCTGTGAGAATAACCAGTACGCGATGGGCACGGCGGTCGACCGGGTCGTAAGCAAGCCGGACCTCTTCAAGCATGGGTACAACTTCGATTTTCCCTGCTCCCTCGCCAGCGGGATGGACGTGTTCAGCGTTAACAAGGCCGTGAAGGATCACGTCGAGAATTATGCCCGCAAGGGGCAGCCGTCGATGCTGGAGGTGCGCACGTACCGGTATCAGGGCCACTCCATCACGGACCCGGCCGAGTACCGTGCAGAAAATGAGCTCGACCAGCGGAAGAGCGAAGATGCGATCCATCGCCTTCAGCAGTATATCGTGGACCACGACCTCGCCACGAATGAAGACATCGATGCGATCGACAGTGAGGTGCAAGAGGAGGTAGCCGATGCCATTGACGCTGCCGATGCAGCAGACTTCCCGGATGATGAGGCCATCTACGACCACATCTACGCTCAGGAGGACTATCCCTTCACCACTTAG
- a CDS encoding pyruvate dehydrogenase complex E1 component subunit beta: MIPKSAPGPSTPQSEFQIPHSNDMATLQFREALRAAMTEEMERDENIFLIGEEVAEYDGAYKVSKGMLDQFGSDRVIDSPISELGFAGLGIGAAMNGLRPIVEFMTFNFSFVAFDQVINNAPNMRYMSGGQFDVPIVFRGPNGAAGQLAATHSNSTEALYSNFPGLKVVAPSIPDDGKGLLKSAIRDDDPVVFLESELMYGMKDEVSEEADYTIPLGTARVAREGDDVTIVAHSKSYHVALQAADQLAEQGYEAEVIDPRTIKPLDIETIVQSVVKTNRLVVVDESNPFASVASEVTHQVQDRAFDYLDAPILRVTAPDTPAPYAPNLMDEYMPSAEETVDACRRVLYAE; encoded by the coding sequence GTGATCCCGAAAAGTGCTCCCGGTCCGTCCACTCCACAGTCCGAATTCCAAATTCCACACTCGAACGACATGGCAACGCTGCAATTTCGTGAGGCGCTGCGCGCCGCGATGACAGAAGAGATGGAGCGCGACGAGAATATCTTCCTCATTGGGGAAGAGGTGGCCGAGTACGACGGGGCCTATAAGGTGAGCAAAGGCATGCTCGACCAGTTTGGGTCCGACCGCGTGATCGATTCGCCCATCAGCGAGCTCGGCTTTGCGGGGCTCGGCATCGGCGCGGCAATGAACGGCCTTCGTCCCATCGTCGAGTTTATGACGTTCAATTTCTCCTTCGTGGCCTTCGACCAGGTCATCAACAATGCGCCCAACATGCGATACATGTCGGGGGGGCAGTTTGACGTGCCCATCGTCTTTCGGGGGCCCAACGGGGCGGCCGGGCAGCTTGCGGCCACGCACTCGAATTCGACCGAGGCCCTGTATTCGAACTTTCCCGGGCTCAAGGTCGTGGCGCCGTCTATCCCGGACGACGGGAAGGGCCTGCTCAAGAGCGCCATTCGCGACGACGATCCGGTCGTCTTCCTCGAAAGTGAGCTCATGTATGGGATGAAAGATGAGGTCAGCGAGGAGGCGGACTACACGATCCCACTCGGCACGGCCCGCGTGGCCCGAGAAGGGGACGACGTCACCATTGTGGCCCACAGCAAGAGCTATCATGTGGCCTTGCAGGCGGCCGATCAGCTGGCGGAACAGGGCTATGAGGCGGAGGTCATCGATCCGCGCACAATCAAGCCTCTCGACATCGAGACGATCGTACAGTCGGTGGTGAAAACCAACCGCCTCGTCGTAGTGGACGAGAGTAATCCTTTTGCCAGTGTGGCGTCGGAGGTGACCCATCAGGTGCAGGACCGCGCCTTCGACTATCTCGATGCGCCCATCCTCCGCGTTACCGCTCCCGACACACCCGCGCCCTACGCGCCGAATCTGATGGACGAGTACATGCCCAGTGCAGAAGAAACCGTGGACGCCTGCCGTCGCGTCCTCTACGCGGAGTGA
- a CDS encoding pyruvate dehydrogenase complex dihydrolipoamide acetyltransferase: MAIPIEMPKLSDTMEEGVLSAWLVDEGEEVSSGDILAQVETDKATMDLEAFDEGILLKKMIEEGDAVPIGQLIAVIGEEGEDISDILSEHDDGTGAAEEPEPADESSDDAAAQTPDTDAVEEPVGDGQLSDRTPEPVPAGTDAEGRRIKASPLARRIADEHDVDLLQVDGSGPEGRIVRRDVEARIEERERAPEPAQTPQPAMETPSYDLPDDEALYESENISQMRKTIARRLAESKYSSPHFYLTVDIDVERAVELRSELNELAEQQDRAKISFNDLITKACALSLKNHPYVNASYLADEGEIRKHNHVHIGIAVAIDEGLITPVVRNADRKGLTEIARETRELAERARNRDLEPEEFEGATFTTSNLGMFGVEEFTAIINPPNSAILAIGEIRDTPVVEDGEVVPGKRMKVTLSCDHRVVDGALGAQFLDSVRSYLEEPMNLLL; the protein is encoded by the coding sequence ATGGCGATTCCGATCGAAATGCCGAAGCTGAGCGACACCATGGAGGAGGGGGTCCTCTCCGCGTGGCTGGTGGATGAAGGGGAAGAGGTGTCGTCCGGGGATATCCTCGCGCAGGTCGAGACGGACAAGGCGACGATGGACCTGGAGGCCTTCGATGAAGGGATACTCCTCAAGAAAATGATTGAGGAAGGCGATGCAGTGCCCATCGGGCAGCTGATCGCCGTGATTGGAGAAGAGGGAGAAGATATTTCTGATATCCTGTCTGAGCACGACGACGGCACGGGCGCCGCCGAAGAACCGGAGCCGGCGGACGAGTCGTCCGATGATGCTGCTGCACAGACCCCAGACACCGATGCCGTTGAGGAGCCGGTCGGGGACGGTCAGCTTTCGGACCGAACGCCGGAGCCGGTGCCCGCCGGAACGGACGCGGAGGGACGCCGCATTAAGGCGTCGCCGCTTGCTCGTCGAATCGCCGACGAACACGACGTAGATCTTCTCCAGGTCGACGGATCGGGGCCGGAGGGGCGCATCGTGCGCCGCGACGTAGAGGCGCGCATTGAGGAGCGGGAGCGCGCTCCCGAGCCGGCGCAAACGCCGCAACCGGCCATGGAGACGCCCTCGTACGACCTCCCGGACGACGAGGCGCTATACGAGAGCGAGAACATTTCGCAGATGCGGAAGACGATTGCCCGGCGTCTGGCGGAGAGCAAGTACTCGTCGCCGCACTTTTATCTCACCGTCGACATCGACGTGGAGCGGGCCGTCGAGCTTCGTTCGGAGCTTAACGAGCTTGCCGAGCAGCAGGACCGTGCGAAGATTTCCTTCAACGATCTCATCACGAAGGCCTGCGCGCTCTCGCTTAAGAACCATCCCTATGTTAATGCTTCCTATCTCGCCGACGAGGGCGAGATTCGGAAGCACAATCACGTGCATATTGGCATTGCGGTGGCGATTGACGAAGGCCTCATCACGCCGGTGGTCCGCAATGCGGATCGGAAGGGGCTTACGGAGATTGCGCGGGAGACGCGCGAGCTTGCCGAGCGGGCGCGCAACCGCGACCTGGAGCCGGAGGAATTCGAAGGCGCGACCTTCACGACGAGCAACCTTGGCATGTTTGGGGTGGAAGAATTCACGGCCATCATTAATCCGCCGAACTCGGCGATCCTGGCGATTGGAGAGATCCGCGACACGCCGGTTGTGGAAGACGGCGAGGTCGTGCCGGGCAAGCGCATGAAGGTCACGCTCTCCTGCGATCACCGAGTCGTGGATGGGGCACTTGGGGCCCAGTTCCTCGACAGCGTCCGTTCGTACCTGGAGGAGCCGATGAATCTGCTGTTGTAG
- a CDS encoding metallophosphoesterase gives MTLAHLSDLHFGRIAHPGIVDALVDEVNGGAVELVVLSGDLTQRARHSEFEAARAMLDRISPPVLVVAGNHDVYPWWRPVRRLATPLRRYQRYITADLAPSFVTDDVAVQGLTSAFGATIKGGRIGPGDRQVLRTAFEDVGAEAFRVLVLHHHLTELQSLGPHDVARQARKTLDAAVEVGVDLILCGHLHISQIEPITIIPGERRIIVASAGTATSNRWRTSHGPTNFYNVLSIEDEAFHIEERRYVPSDEHFVRESTTRFDRTPAVVSG, from the coding sequence ATGACCCTCGCCCACCTGTCGGATCTGCATTTCGGGCGCATTGCCCATCCCGGCATTGTGGATGCTCTGGTTGACGAAGTGAATGGGGGGGCGGTTGAGCTTGTGGTGCTCAGCGGCGACTTGACGCAGCGGGCCCGGCACTCGGAATTTGAGGCCGCGCGGGCGATGCTCGATCGCATATCTCCGCCTGTTCTCGTCGTTGCGGGGAATCATGACGTGTATCCCTGGTGGCGCCCAGTGCGACGCTTGGCGACGCCCCTCCGGCGCTACCAGCGATACATCACCGCCGACCTGGCGCCGTCCTTCGTGACCGACGATGTGGCCGTGCAGGGGCTCACCAGTGCCTTCGGCGCCACCATAAAGGGAGGGCGGATTGGGCCGGGGGATCGGCAGGTTCTCCGTACCGCCTTCGAGGACGTCGGGGCGGAGGCCTTCCGGGTGCTCGTGCTGCACCATCACCTCACGGAGCTCCAGTCCCTTGGGCCCCACGATGTGGCCCGTCAGGCTCGCAAAACGCTCGATGCCGCGGTCGAGGTTGGGGTGGATCTCATCCTCTGTGGTCATCTTCACATTTCCCAGATTGAGCCGATTACCATCATTCCGGGGGAGCGGCGCATCATCGTCGCGAGTGCGGGAACGGCCACGAGCAACCGGTGGCGAACGTCTCATGGACCCACAAATTTCTACAACGTCCTCTCGATTGAAGACGAGGCGTTTCACATCGAAGAACGTCGATATGTCCCGTCGGACGAACACTTCGTGCGGGAGAGTACGACTCGTTTTGACCGGACGCCGGCGGTCGTGTCTGGCTGA